From a region of the Solanum stenotomum isolate F172 chromosome 2, ASM1918654v1, whole genome shotgun sequence genome:
- the LOC125855661 gene encoding 17.4 kDa class I heat shock protein-like — translation MASSIGPWLGGGRRTDMGFVSPFSSDAWDPLGLGFGGELGFGSGLGFKRGGDDDVSALAHASVDWREADQAHIFRVDIPGVKKEDLKVQIEDDNILEISGERVKEEEKGDDKWHRVERIG, via the exons atggCATCATCAATAGGACCATGGTTGGGTGGTGGACGGCGTACAGATATGGGTTTTGTAAGCCCATTTTCATCTGATGCATGGGATCCATTGGGCCTGGGCTTTGGTGGTGAATTGGGCTTTGGTAGTGGATTGGGCTTCAAGCGTGGTGGTGACGATGATGTTTCTGCTTTGGCCCACGCAAGTGTGGATTGGCGTGAAGCTGATCAAGCTCATATTTTTCGTGTTGATATTCCTG GTGTGAAGAAGGAAGATCTAAAGGTGCAAATTGAAGATGACAACATACTGGAGATTAGCGGTGAAAGAGttaaagaggaagaaaaagggGATGACAAGTGGCACCGCGTGGAGC GAATTGGCTGA
- the LOC125856595 gene encoding midasin-like codes for MEPTLASKLQGDYKTGKRINMKKVIPYIASHYRKDKIWLRRTRPNKRNYQVVIAVDDSRSMSESGCGSLAIEALVTVCRAMSQLEIGQLSVASFGKKGNIRVLHDFDQSFTGEAGIKMISSLTFKQENTIAEEPMVDLLKYLNDMLDAAAANARLPSGHNPLEQLVLIIADGWFHEKENMKRYVRDLLSKKRMVAFLVVDSLQKSILDLEEATFQGGDVKLSKYLDSFPFPYYVVLKNIEALPRTLADLLRQWFELMQHSRE; via the exons ATGGAACCGACTTTAGCTAGCAAGCTCCAGGGAGATTACAAGACCGGGAAAAGAATTAACATGAAGAAGGTAATTCCATATATAGCAAGTCATTACCGTAAAGATAAGATATGGCTTAGGAGAACTCGGCCTAATAAACGGAACTACCAAGTGGTAATTGCCGTGGACGATTCCCGCAGCATGTCTGAGAGCGGTTGTGGAAGTTTAGCCATTGAAGCATTGGTGACTGTTTGCCGTGCAATGTCCCAGTTAGAAATAGGACAGCTATCAGTTGCAAgctttggtaagaaggggaacaTTCGCGTATTGCACGATTTTGATCAGTCATTCACTGGAGAGGCTGGTATCAAG ATGATCTCTAGTTTGACTTTTAAGCAAGAAAACACAATAGCAGAGGAACCGATGGTTGATCTTTTGAAGTACTTGAATGACATGCTTGATGCTGCAGCTGCTAATGCCCGGCTACCATCTGGACACAATCCTCTAGAGCAGCTTGTTTTGATAATAGCTGATGGCTGGTTTCATGAGAAG GAGAACATGAAACGCTATGTCAGGGATCTCTTAAGCAAAAAGCGAATGGTCGCGTTTCTTGTGGTGGATAGCCTACAGAAATCCATATTGGACCTTGAG GAAGCCACCTTTCAGGGCGGAGATGTTAAGCTTTCGAAATATTTGGATTCATTCCCCTTCCCTTATTATGTTGTGCTCAAAAACATTGAAGCACTTCCCAGGACACTTGCTGATTTATTAAGACAG TGGTTTGAGCTTATGCAACACTCGAGAGAATAG